CATCGGGATCTCCCGGCCTTCGGTCGTCTCGTTCGGGTCGTGCTGTGGTGCGAGGAGCGTCAGGGGGTCGGCGGGCGCGCCCCGGCACGGGGTGACCGTGCCCGGGCGCGAGCCGTCAGGGGCGGGACGGGGGTGCCGCCCTCGCCTCTCTAGCGCTCGGTCTTGGCCTTGCGGCGGGTGGCCACCACACCGAGGGCCAGCGCGCCGCCCAGCAGGGCCAGGCCGGCGGTGTCGGTGCCGCCGCCGAGGAGGGAGGCGCCGTCACCGGTGTGGGCCGCGCCCTTGGGCGAGACGACCAGGGTCTGCATGTCCGCGGCGGAGGTCTTGCCGCTCGCGCAGGTGATCGAGACGGTGTACGAGCCGGGGGTGTCCACCGACATGCCCCTGCCGGACAGACCCTTGAAGCCGGCGCTGCGGGTCAGCGTGATCGCGCCCTTGAAGCCGTCGGACTTGGCCACCGCCGAGGCGTCGGTGCTCGGGCAGAACGAGTCGGTGAAGCCGTCGGTGATCCAGATGCTGCTGCCCGGGGCGACGGGCGGCGGGTTGGTGCCGGGGTCGGCGGCGGCGAACGCCGGGCTCGCGGCGGCGACCAGCGTACCGGTGACGAAGGTGAGGGCGGCGATACGGGAGGCCAGCATGGTGATGGGGTTCCTCTTCTCTTAGAGCCTGCCGTCGCGGTACTCCGCGCGGCCGAGGCGGGTCGAGAAGCTGTTTCCCGAACTTTCTGACTAGTCATCAGAAGATGCGCTGAATGACTGACGGAGTATCAGATAGTTTCACTCGCCTGGGCGCGCGCAGAGCGTCGGACCGCGTGCCACGCCCGGAAAACGCGGCGGCGGGCGGAGGGCCGAAGCCGTCCGCCCGCCGCCGCGAGCACCGTCGAGGGGGAGTGTCAGCGAAGGCTGAGAACCTTCTCCAGCGCCTCCGCCAGGACCCGGCCGGGCTCGGCCGAGGAGCCGTGCGACCGCCAGGCCACGAAGCCGTCCGGACGCACTAGGACCGCGCCGTCGGCGGCCACGCCGTGCAGCTGCGCCCAGTCGGCGTCCTCGGCCTCGGGGACCAGGTCGTCGCCGCTGCCGGGACCGACCCGGTAGCAGTCCAGCGGGACGCCCGCCGCGGCCGCCAGGCGCAGGCCGGCCGCATGCCAGTCGCCGCCCTCGGGCCCGGTCAGCAGCACCGGGTTCTTCTCGTACAGGTCGAGGGTGGAGACCCGGACGCCCTGGCGCAGCAGCCACATGTGCGGCGCGCGACGTCCGGGCTCGGCACTGGGCCGGAAGTCCTGTGGGACGGCCTCCGCGTCCTTGGGGGCGCCGCAGACCGCGCTGGAGGCGTAGCGGTAGCCGAACACGATGGCGAGCATGCCGGGCTGCCGGCCGGTGCCCGGGCTGACCTCGTACCCGGGGTGCTGATGCTCCGCCGAGCGGGCCGAGGCGCGCTCCGCGGTCGCCAGCGCGACGGGCCTGCGCTCGGCCTCGTAGGTGCGCAGCAGCGCCGGGCCGGCCCAGCCCTCCAGCACCGCGGCGAGCTTCCAGGCGAGGTTGTGGGCGTCCTGGATGCCGGTGTTCGAACCGAACGCGCCGGTGGGGGACATCTCGTGGGCCGAGTCCCCGACGAGGAAGACCCGGTCGGTGCCGTAGCGCTCGGCGATCCGCTCCGCCGCGTGCCACGGCGCCTTGCCGGTGATCTCGACCTCCAGGTCCGGCACGCCGGTGGCGGTGCGGATCAGCTCCGCACAGCGCTCGTCGGTGAAGTCCTCGAGGGTCTCGCCGTCGTTCGGCCGCCACGGCGCGTGGAACACCCAGTTCTCCTGGTTGTCGACCGGCAGCAGCGCGCCCTCGCTCTGCGGGTTCGTCAGATAGCAGACGATGAACCGCCGATCGCCCACGACGTCGGCGAGCTGCTTGGCCTTGAAGGTCACGCTGACGTTGTGGAACAGGTCGCCCTTGCCGGTGTGGCCGATGCCGAGCCGCTCCCGGACCGGGCTGCGCGGCCCGTCCGCGGCGACCAGGTAGTCCGCCTCGACCGTCCGGGTCTGCCCGGTCTCCCGGATCCGGATCTGCGCGGTCACGCCCTGCCCGTGCTCCTCGAAGGAGACCAGCTCGGTCCCGAAGTGGATGTCCGCGCCCTGCACCAGGGCGGCGTCGAGCAGCACCGGCTCCAGGTCGTTCTGGCTGCACAGGCACCAGCCCGACGGGCTCAGCCGGGAGAGTGCGCCGCCCGGGTCGATCTGGCGGAAGAGCCACTCCTGATCGGGCCCGGTCAGCGAGCCCGCCTGCAGGATTCCGTGGTTCTCGGCCAGAACTGACGCCGCGTCACGGATCAGTTGCTCCACTCCGGCGCCCCGGTAGAGCTCCATCGTGCGCACGTTGTTGCCGCGCCCGCGGGGATGATGCGAGGTCCCGGCGTGCCGCTCCACCAGCAGGTGCTCGATGCCGAGCCGGCCGAGGAACAACGAGGCGGACAGCCCCACCAGGGAACCGCCCACGATCAGGACGGGAACACGCTCTGCTTCCTTCGATGCCATGGACCTCTCCAAGCCGGTGGTCAGGGGGTTCGCGGCTGCCGCGCTCGGCCGTCGCCCCCCGGCCGTCCGAGCGCGTCTCCGCCTGCACCGTGCATTCCCCGCAGAGCCCTGCTTGAGCCGATCCTCACTCATCTGGCTCACGCAACGCGCATCCGTGATGCCGTCAGGTGAGCATCGAGTTCAGATGATCCAGTACGTCGAAACCCACGGCCTCGGCTCGGATCGCCGGAATCGCGGGGCCGTGAGGCGCGGCGATCCCGCCGCCGCGCCGCCGGACCGCCGCTCGAGAGGAAGAAGCGACCTTGTCGACCGTGTACGAGACCCAGACCCAGACCCCCGGCCCGGACGCCGCGACCTCGCGGCTGCGGGTGGTGCTGCTGCTCGACGTCCTGGACGGGCACGAGCAGAAGTTCCTCGCCGCCTACGACCAGATCCGGCTGCAGGTGGCCGATGTGGCCGGTCATATCAGCGACCAGCTGTGCCAGTCCCTCGGCAACGCCTCGCAGTGGCTGATCACCAGCGAGTGGGAGAGCGCCGAGCCCTTCCTGAACTGGGTCGAGAGCGAAGAGCACCGCGCCGTGGTCGAACCGCTGCACGTCTGTGTGAGCGAGACCCGCTCGCTGCGGTTCCTGATCGCCCGGGAGACCCCCGAGGGCGGCGCGACCGCGCTGCGCGGCACCGTCCCGGCGCCCGCCGCGCCCGCCACCGTCCCCACCCGGTCGATGACGGGCGATCGGCCGCCGGCCGGCGGGACCGATCCCATCCCGGTACCGCCGCTCTCCCGCGGCGGCGTCGTCCGGCACGCCCTGACCTTCACGGTCAAGCCCGGAAGCGAGCAGGCCGTGGCCGGCTTCCTGGCCGACTACCGGTCGCCGCAGGCGCGCGTCGACGACACCACCCGGCTGCGGCGCACCTCGCTGTTCATGCGCGGCAACCGGGTCGTGCGGGCCGTCGAGGTGGAGGGCGACCTGGGCAACGCCCTGCGCCACGTCGCGGTCCAGCCCGAGATCAGGGCGGTCGAGCAGGCGATCAACCCCTACCTGGAGGAGGCGCGCGACCTGGACGACCCGTCGTCCGCGCGCGCGTTCTTCGCCCGGGCCGCGCTGCCCGCCGTGCAGCACGTCGGCAAGTCGGCCGACGGGGTCGATGGCGCGGTCCGCCACGCCTACCTCTATCCGGTGCGCCCGGGCTGCGGAGCCGAGGTCGCGCGGCTGCTCGCCGAACACGACGAAGCGGCGGTCGCCGATCCCGGACGCGCTCTGATCGGGACCACGATGTTCCTGCGCGACGACACGCTCGTCCGGCTGGTCGATCTGAACTGCGCTCAGCACGAGGCGGTCGAATCGGCCGCGGGCTTCGGGCTTGGCGCCGCGGCCGAGGAGCTGTCCCGGCAGCTGGATCCGGAGGCGGGCACCGACCTGCGGTCGCTGCCCGGGATCGAGCGCTTCCTCGAGGGCTGCCGCATGGATCCGGTCACCGACCGCCGGGCGCAGGACGCCTGAGCCGCCGTCACGACGCCACCCTTCCCCAGCCAATGGAGAGATCAATGACCGCTCAGCCATCAGTGCGCATCGTGGACCTCGACGAGACGGAACCGAACCGCAGGCGCGGCGGCGACCTGCGGGCCATCCTCACACCCAAGACCGTGGGGGCCACCAGCGGGTTCATGGGCCTCGCCCTGATCCCGCCGGGGGAGCGGATCGCCGAGCACTACCACCCCTACTCCGAGGAGTTCGTCTTCCTCGTCTGCGGCGACGTCGAGGTGGACCTCGACGGGGTCGCCCACAAGCTGCGCCCGGACCAGGGCCTGATGGTGCCGATCAACATGCGCCACCGCTTCCGCAACGTCGGGGACACCGAGGCCCGGATGGTCTTCCACCTCGGTCCGCTGGCGCCGCGTCCCGAGCTCGGCCACGTCGACACCGAGGACGCGGCCGGCGCCGAGCCGGCCGGACCGCCCGACCTGGCGGGAGCACGGCGGTGAACCGGCGGGTGGCCGTCACCGGCCTGGGCGCGGTGGCCCCCGGCGGCGTCGGCATCACCGCCTTCTGGGACCTGCTGACCTCGGGCCGGACCGCGACCCGCGGGATCACGCTGTTCGACCCCGCGGGCTTCCGCTCCCGAATAGCCGCCGAGTGCGACTTCGACGGCCTGGCCTGCGGACTCGACCCGGTCCGCGCCGAGCGCGCGGACCGGTACGTACAGTTCGCCCTCGTCGCCGCCGCCGAAGCGGTCCGGGACTCCGGCATCGAGCTCGCGCGCGAGGACCCCTGGCGGCTCGGCGTCTCCCTCGGCACGGCCGTCGGCGGCACCACCCGGCTGGAGCGGGACTACGTGGCCGTCAGCGCGGCCGGCAGCCGCTGGGACGTGGACCACCGCGAGGCCGCGCCGCATCTGCACCGCGCGTTCTCACCCAGCGTCCTGGCCTCCGAGGTGGCCGAGGACCTGTGCGCCCGCGGACCGGTCGAGACGGTCTCGACCGGCTGCACCTCCGGTCTGGACGCCGTCGGCTACGCCTTCCAGCTGATCTCCGAGGGCAAGGCCGAGGTCATCGTGGCCGGCGCTTCGGAATCGCCGATATCCCCGATCACCGTGGCCTGCTTCGACGCCATCAAGGCGACCTCGGCCCGCAACGACGACCCGGAGCACGCCTCGCGCCCCTTCGACGCGGAACGCGACGGGTTCGTGCTCGGCGAGGGCGCCGGGGTGCTCGTGCTCGAGGAGTGGGAGCACGCCCGCGCCCGGGGCGCCCGGATCTACTGCGAGATCGGCGGTTTCGCGACGCGCGGCAACGCGTACCACATGACGGGGCTGACGACGGAGGGGCTGGAGATGTCCGAGTCCATCGACCGCGCGCTGGAACAGGCGCGGATCGACCCGTCAGAGGTCGACTACGTCAACGCGCACGGCTCGGGCACCAAGCAGAACGACCGGCACGAGACGGCGGCGGTCAAGCGCTCGCTGGGCGGGCGCGCCTACGAGATACCGATGAGCTCGATCAAGTCGATGATCGGGCACTCCCTCGGCGCGATCGGCGCCGTCGAACTCGTCGCCTGCGCCCTGGCGATGGCGAACGGCGTGGTGCCGCCGACCGCCAACTATCAGACCCCTGATCCGGAATGCGACCTCGACTACGTGCCGCGGACCGCGCGGGCCTGCCGGCTGCGCACCGTCCTGTCGGTCGGCAGCGGGTTCGGCGGCTTCCAATCGGCGGTGGTCCTCGCCGACGCCGATCGGAGGCTACGGTGAAGCGCAAGACGGATCCGCCCGCCCGCCCGGCCGTGGTGACCGGCCTGGGCGTGATCGCGCCCAACGGCATCGGCACCGAGCGGTTCTGGAAGGCGCTTCTCGGCGGCGCCTGCGTGCTCGGCCCGGTGACCCGCGAGGGCTGCACCGATCTGCCGCTGCGGGTCGCCGGCGAAGTCGAGGGCTTCGACGCGCAAGCCCTGATCGAGAGCCGCTATCTGGTCCAGACCGACCGCTTCACCCACTTCGCGATGGCCGCGGCCGACCTCGCCCTGGAGGACGCCCGGCTGCAGGCCGACCCGGAGAACCCGTACGCCATCGGGGTGGCGACGGCCGCTGGCTCCGGCGGCGGCGAGTTCGGGCAGGGCGAGCTGCAGCGGCTGTGGGGCGAGGGACCGCAGTTCGTCGGGCCCTACCAGTCGATCGCCTGGTTCTACGCCGCCAGCACCGGCCAGCTCTCCATCCGCGGCGGCTTCCGCGGGCCGTGCGCCGTGCTCGTCAACGACGAGGCGGGCGGACTCGACGTCTTCGGGCACGCCTGCCGGGCCATCCGGCAGGGTACTGACGCCGTCCTCACCGGCGCCACCGAGGCGCCGCTGGCCCCGTATTCGGTGGTCTGCCAGCTCGGCTACCCCGAGCTCAGCCTCGCCGAGGACCCGCAACGGGCCTACCTCCCGTTCACCGGGGACGCCTGCGGTTTCTCGCCGGCCGAGGGCGGCGCGATGCTCACGCTGGAGTCCGAGCACGCCGCCCGCGCCCGCGGCGCGGAGATCCGGGCCGAGGTCGCCGGGCACGCCGCCACTTTCAGCGGCACCCGGGACTGGGAGCAGTCCCGATCCGGGCTGGCCCGGGCGATCCAGGGCGCGCTGGACGAGGCGGGCGCCTCGCCCGAGGAGGTCGACGTAGTTTTCGCCGACGCCCTGGGCGTGCCGGCCGCGGACCGGGCCGAAGCGCTCGCGCTGCACGACGCCCTCGGCGCCCGGGCCGCGCAGGTCCCGGTGACGGCGCCCAAGACCGGCTTCGGACGGGC
This genomic window from Actinospica robiniae DSM 44927 contains:
- a CDS encoding SchA/CurD-like domain-containing protein, yielding MSTVYETQTQTPGPDAATSRLRVVLLLDVLDGHEQKFLAAYDQIRLQVADVAGHISDQLCQSLGNASQWLITSEWESAEPFLNWVESEEHRAVVEPLHVCVSETRSLRFLIARETPEGGATALRGTVPAPAAPATVPTRSMTGDRPPAGGTDPIPVPPLSRGGVVRHALTFTVKPGSEQAVAGFLADYRSPQARVDDTTRLRRTSLFMRGNRVVRAVEVEGDLGNALRHVAVQPEIRAVEQAINPYLEEARDLDDPSSARAFFARAALPAVQHVGKSADGVDGAVRHAYLYPVRPGCGAEVARLLAEHDEAAVADPGRALIGTTMFLRDDTLVRLVDLNCAQHEAVESAAGFGLGAAAEELSRQLDPEAGTDLRSLPGIERFLEGCRMDPVTDRRAQDA
- a CDS encoding beta-ketoacyl synthase N-terminal-like domain-containing protein; this encodes MKRKTDPPARPAVVTGLGVIAPNGIGTERFWKALLGGACVLGPVTREGCTDLPLRVAGEVEGFDAQALIESRYLVQTDRFTHFAMAAADLALEDARLQADPENPYAIGVATAAGSGGGEFGQGELQRLWGEGPQFVGPYQSIAWFYAASTGQLSIRGGFRGPCAVLVNDEAGGLDVFGHACRAIRQGTDAVLTGATEAPLAPYSVVCQLGYPELSLAEDPQRAYLPFTGDACGFSPAEGGAMLTLESEHAARARGAEIRAEVAGHAATFSGTRDWEQSRSGLARAIQGALDEAGASPEEVDVVFADALGVPAADRAEALALHDALGARAAQVPVTAPKTGFGRAYSAASTLDVAAAVLALEHGVIPATPNITTAEHDLDLVTGSARSSPIRTALVLSRGLMGHNSALVLRRAGGYRL
- a CDS encoding cupin domain-containing protein, with the protein product MTAQPSVRIVDLDETEPNRRRGGDLRAILTPKTVGATSGFMGLALIPPGERIAEHYHPYSEEFVFLVCGDVEVDLDGVAHKLRPDQGLMVPINMRHRFRNVGDTEARMVFHLGPLAPRPELGHVDTEDAAGAEPAGPPDLAGARR
- a CDS encoding beta-ketoacyl-[acyl-carrier-protein] synthase family protein translates to MNRRVAVTGLGAVAPGGVGITAFWDLLTSGRTATRGITLFDPAGFRSRIAAECDFDGLACGLDPVRAERADRYVQFALVAAAEAVRDSGIELAREDPWRLGVSLGTAVGGTTRLERDYVAVSAAGSRWDVDHREAAPHLHRAFSPSVLASEVAEDLCARGPVETVSTGCTSGLDAVGYAFQLISEGKAEVIVAGASESPISPITVACFDAIKATSARNDDPEHASRPFDAERDGFVLGEGAGVLVLEEWEHARARGARIYCEIGGFATRGNAYHMTGLTTEGLEMSESIDRALEQARIDPSEVDYVNAHGSGTKQNDRHETAAVKRSLGGRAYEIPMSSIKSMIGHSLGAIGAVELVACALAMANGVVPPTANYQTPDPECDLDYVPRTARACRLRTVLSVGSGFGGFQSAVVLADADRRLR
- a CDS encoding FAD-dependent oxidoreductase; translation: MASKEAERVPVLIVGGSLVGLSASLFLGRLGIEHLLVERHAGTSHHPRGRGNNVRTMELYRGAGVEQLIRDAASVLAENHGILQAGSLTGPDQEWLFRQIDPGGALSRLSPSGWCLCSQNDLEPVLLDAALVQGADIHFGTELVSFEEHGQGVTAQIRIRETGQTRTVEADYLVAADGPRSPVRERLGIGHTGKGDLFHNVSVTFKAKQLADVVGDRRFIVCYLTNPQSEGALLPVDNQENWVFHAPWRPNDGETLEDFTDERCAELIRTATGVPDLEVEITGKAPWHAAERIAERYGTDRVFLVGDSAHEMSPTGAFGSNTGIQDAHNLAWKLAAVLEGWAGPALLRTYEAERRPVALATAERASARSAEHQHPGYEVSPGTGRQPGMLAIVFGYRYASSAVCGAPKDAEAVPQDFRPSAEPGRRAPHMWLLRQGVRVSTLDLYEKNPVLLTGPEGGDWHAAGLRLAAAAGVPLDCYRVGPGSGDDLVPEAEDADWAQLHGVAADGAVLVRPDGFVAWRSHGSSAEPGRVLAEALEKVLSLR